In Flavobacterium okayamense, a single window of DNA contains:
- a CDS encoding pyridoxal phosphate-dependent aminotransferase codes for MPKISKKGLAMPESPIRKLVPFAEGAKKKGHKVYHLNIGQPDIKTPESAISAVKNANIEVLEYSHSAGFESYRNKLSEYYKNHGLPIDNQDIIITTGGSEALLFAMGSTMDTDDEIIIPEPFYANYNGFSTASGVKVVPVMSSIEDGFALPPIEAFEKLITAKTKAILICNPGNPTGYLYSQEEILKLAEIVKKHDLFLIADEVYREFTYDGFKHYSVMNVPGIEENAIMIDSVSKRYSMCGARIGCIVSKNKEVMATAMKFAQARLSPPTYAQIASEAALETPQSYFDEVITEYKDRRDTLVNELNKIPGVKVAVPKGAFYCIAKLPVKNADDFAQWLLENFNYNGETVMVAPAAGFYSTPGVGLDEVRIAYVLKKEDLIKSVQVLKEALSVYKG; via the coding sequence ATGCCAAAAATTTCCAAAAAAGGGTTAGCAATGCCCGAATCACCAATTAGAAAACTTGTTCCGTTTGCTGAAGGAGCAAAAAAGAAAGGTCATAAAGTTTATCATTTAAATATTGGTCAACCAGATATTAAAACTCCTGAATCAGCAATTAGTGCTGTAAAAAATGCAAATATTGAGGTTTTAGAGTATTCACACTCCGCAGGATTTGAAAGTTATAGAAACAAGCTTTCAGAATATTATAAAAATCATGGTTTACCAATAGACAATCAAGATATTATTATTACAACTGGAGGCTCAGAAGCATTACTGTTTGCTATGGGAAGTACAATGGATACAGATGATGAAATTATTATTCCTGAACCCTTTTATGCAAATTATAATGGATTTTCTACTGCTTCTGGGGTAAAAGTTGTTCCTGTAATGTCATCAATTGAAGATGGCTTTGCTTTACCTCCAATCGAGGCATTTGAAAAGCTTATTACTGCTAAAACAAAAGCTATTTTAATTTGTAACCCCGGAAACCCAACAGGATATTTATATTCTCAAGAGGAGATTCTAAAGCTTGCTGAAATTGTGAAAAAGCATGATTTATTTCTAATTGCTGATGAAGTATATCGTGAGTTTACTTATGATGGTTTTAAACACTATTCAGTAATGAACGTTCCGGGAATTGAAGAAAATGCAATTATGATTGATTCTGTCTCGAAAAGATATAGTATGTGTGGTGCAAGAATTGGGTGTATTGTTTCTAAAAATAAAGAAGTTATGGCTACAGCCATGAAGTTTGCACAAGCACGTTTAAGTCCGCCAACTTATGCTCAAATTGCCAGTGAAGCTGCTTTAGAAACTCCTCAATCGTATTTTGATGAGGTTATTACTGAATATAAAGACCGTAGAGATACTTTAGTTAACGAACTAAATAAAATTCCAGGTGTTAAAGTTGCAGTACCTAAAGGAGCCTTCTATTGTATTGCTAAATTACCCGTAAAAAATGCAGATGATTTTGCACAATGGTTATTAGAAAATTTTAATTATAATGGCGAAACTGTAATGGTTGCACCAGCAGCTGGATTTTATTCGACTCCTGGTGTTGGTCTAGATGAAGTTAGAATTGCTTATGTTTTAAAGAAAGAAGACTTAATAAAATCAGTTCAGGTTTTAAAAGAAGCTTTATCAGTTTACAAGGGATAA
- a CDS encoding PDZ domain-containing protein codes for MITILHIRVLFFLFWVTLSFSQLNWNSNKDKIVIPFELTDNLIIVDVVINEVDLKMILDTGSERNLLFSFPENDSIEFYSPKLIKVKGLGYGESLEAVISSDNKFTIKNESLVDSNFEILLITNQNIGLINKLGVPINGIIGSSFFKDYLLEIKYSSKKIVIYKKRTSKINKRYKSKKIDLIQYKPYINLKISNNSKVSEFNLLFDTGLSDGLWLFENDTIESSNKFFNDVLGKGLGGDINGKKSRVEELYIDTFNLKDALVSYPDSISVKSLELFKNRNGSLGGEIIKRFDWFLDYQNSLFFYKKNSNFNDPFNYNMSGIEVQHDGVEWVKEVKRTNESSVYNNVDALEYVYNNSDLKNAHSFKLKNIYNIYSVRENSPAYLAGVREGDKIVSINNKNAYSFTLQKINDLFQSEEGKKIKLEVEREGEILEFEFYLEKIL; via the coding sequence ATGATAACAATTTTACACATAAGAGTGTTGTTTTTTTTATTTTGGGTTACTTTATCCTTCTCTCAACTAAATTGGAATTCAAATAAAGATAAAATTGTAATACCTTTTGAATTAACCGATAATTTAATAATTGTTGATGTAGTTATAAATGAAGTTGATCTTAAAATGATTCTAGATACAGGTTCCGAAAGAAATTTATTATTTAGTTTTCCAGAAAATGATAGTATAGAGTTTTATAGTCCTAAGTTGATTAAGGTAAAGGGGCTGGGTTACGGAGAAAGTTTAGAAGCTGTAATATCTTCAGATAACAAGTTCACAATTAAAAATGAAAGCTTAGTAGACTCTAATTTTGAAATTTTATTGATTACTAATCAAAATATTGGACTAATAAATAAATTAGGAGTTCCAATTAATGGAATTATAGGCTCTTCTTTTTTTAAAGATTATCTTTTAGAGATAAAATATTCAAGTAAAAAAATTGTTATTTATAAAAAAAGAACTTCTAAAATAAATAAACGATATAAATCAAAAAAAATTGACTTGATTCAATATAAACCCTATATAAATTTAAAAATATCTAATAATAGTAAGGTAAGTGAGTTTAACCTTTTATTTGACACAGGACTAAGTGATGGGTTATGGCTATTTGAAAATGATACAATTGAATCTTCAAATAAATTTTTTAATGATGTATTAGGTAAAGGTTTAGGTGGAGATATTAATGGAAAAAAATCAAGAGTTGAAGAACTTTATATTGATACATTTAATTTAAAAGACGCATTAGTCTCTTACCCTGATAGTATATCTGTAAAAAGTTTGGAACTTTTTAAAAATAGAAATGGTTCTTTGGGAGGAGAAATAATAAAAAGGTTCGATTGGTTTTTGGATTATCAAAATTCATTATTTTTTTACAAAAAGAACTCAAATTTTAATGACCCGTTTAATTATAATATGTCAGGAATTGAAGTTCAACACGATGGTGTTGAATGGGTTAAAGAAGTTAAACGAACCAATGAAAGCTCTGTTTACAATAATGTTGATGCACTTGAATATGTATATAATAATTCAGATTTAAAAAATGCACATAGTTTTAAATTAAAAAATATATATAATATTTATTCTGTAAGAGAAAATTCTCCCGCTTATTTAGCTGGTGTTCGAGAAGGAGATAAAATTGTTTCTATAAATAACAAGAACGCATATTCGTTTACACTACAAAAGATAAATGATTTATTTCAATCTGAAGAAGGTAAAAAAATAAAATTAGAAGTGGAACGAGAAGGTGAAATTTTAGAGTTTGAATTTTATCTTGAAAAAATATTATAA
- a CDS encoding DUF1573 domain-containing protein, with protein MKKLLSVFIFLVGFFAFAQDGPKIEFKTETINYGEVVKGEDDGVREFVFTNTGDAPLIIKDVKSSCGCTVPTKPAEPILPGKSDKIIVKYNMNPGPISKTITVETNATNKPNGVIPLRIKGTVIKKDK; from the coding sequence ATGAAAAAATTACTTAGTGTTTTTATATTTTTAGTTGGATTCTTTGCATTTGCTCAAGATGGCCCGAAAATTGAGTTTAAAACCGAAACCATTAATTATGGTGAAGTTGTTAAAGGAGAAGATGATGGTGTTCGCGAGTTTGTTTTTACAAATACTGGTGATGCGCCTCTAATTATTAAAGATGTAAAATCAAGTTGTGGTTGTACAGTTCCTACAAAACCTGCTGAACCCATATTACCTGGAAAAAGTGATAAAATTATTGTAAAATATAATATGAATCCTGGCCCGATTAGTAAAACAATAACGGTTGAAACTAATGCAACAAATAAACCTAATGGTGTAATTCCATTACGAATAAAAGGAACGGTGATAAAGAAAGATAAATAA
- a CDS encoding valine--tRNA ligase: MIPAQFDAKQVEKKWYDYWMKNKYFHSTPDHRTPYTIVIPPPNVTGVLHMGHMLNNTIQDVLIRRARLKGFNACWVPGTDHASIATEAKVVAKLKSEGINKSDLSREEFLKHAFDWTEKYGGTILEQLKQLGCSCDWDRTKFTMDEDMSASVIKSFVDLYNKGMIYRGYRMVNWDPEAKTTLSDEEVIYEERQGKLYHLKYQIEGSNEFVTIATTRPETILGDTAICIHPEDERYFHLKGKKAIVPICNRVIPIIFDEYVDMEFGTGCLKVTPAHDVNDKTLGDKHGLEIIDIFNEDATLNSFGLHYEGKDRFDVRKEIEKELETIDALAKVETHVNNVGTSERTKAVIEPRLSDQWFLKMDELVKPAIKAVLESDDIKLHPSRFNNTYAHWLNNIRDWNISRQLWWGQQIPAYYYGDGKEDFVVAENIEDALALAKEKTGNSALSAEHLRQDPDALDTWFSSWLWPISVFGGMMDPENEEFKYYYPTNDLVTGPDILFFWVARMIIAGYEYTGEKPFSNVYLTGLVRDKQGRKMSKSLGNSPEPLGLIEKFGADGVRVGLLLSASAGNDILFDEELCNQGKGFSNKIWNAFRLIKGWEVANIAQPESSKVAIEWYEAKLQKTLAEIEDNFEKYRISDALMAIYKLVWDDFCSWFLEMIKPGYQQPIDRTTFDKAIEMLEANLKLLHPFMPFLTEEIWQHIAERTPEEALIVASWPEMKSFDEKLIADFDFATEVISGIRTIRKDKNISFKETIELKVVNNEKASTHFDSVIMKLGNVVDLVYVDEKVNGALSYRVKSNEYFIPVGGNVDLDAEIAKLEEELKYTQGFLRSVQGKLSNEKFVSGAPEQVIANERKKEADALAKIATLEQSLASLK, encoded by the coding sequence ATGATTCCAGCTCAATTTGATGCCAAACAAGTAGAAAAGAAATGGTACGACTATTGGATGAAAAACAAGTATTTCCATTCAACGCCCGACCATAGAACACCATATACAATTGTAATTCCGCCACCAAACGTAACAGGAGTGTTACACATGGGACACATGTTAAACAATACTATTCAAGATGTATTAATTCGTCGTGCGCGTTTAAAAGGATTCAACGCTTGTTGGGTTCCGGGAACGGATCACGCTTCGATTGCAACTGAAGCAAAAGTTGTAGCTAAATTAAAATCGGAAGGAATAAATAAATCCGATTTATCTCGTGAAGAGTTTTTAAAACACGCTTTCGATTGGACTGAAAAATATGGTGGAACTATCTTAGAGCAATTAAAACAATTAGGTTGTTCTTGCGATTGGGACAGAACCAAGTTTACTATGGACGAAGACATGAGTGCTTCAGTAATCAAATCGTTTGTTGATTTATACAACAAAGGCATGATTTATCGCGGTTACCGTATGGTAAACTGGGATCCAGAAGCAAAAACAACGTTGTCTGATGAAGAAGTTATTTACGAAGAAAGACAAGGAAAATTATACCACTTAAAATACCAAATTGAAGGAAGTAATGAGTTTGTAACGATTGCTACCACTCGTCCTGAAACTATTTTAGGTGACACTGCAATTTGTATTCATCCTGAAGACGAACGTTATTTCCATTTAAAAGGTAAAAAAGCCATTGTTCCTATTTGTAACCGAGTAATTCCTATTATTTTCGATGAATATGTTGATATGGAATTTGGTACAGGATGTTTAAAAGTTACGCCTGCTCACGATGTGAATGATAAAACGTTAGGAGATAAACACGGTTTAGAAATCATCGATATTTTCAACGAAGACGCTACTTTAAATTCGTTTGGTTTACATTACGAAGGTAAAGACCGTTTTGATGTTCGTAAGGAAATCGAGAAAGAATTAGAAACTATTGACGCTTTAGCAAAAGTAGAAACGCACGTAAATAACGTTGGAACTTCTGAAAGAACAAAAGCGGTAATCGAACCAAGATTATCGGATCAATGGTTCTTGAAAATGGACGAGTTGGTAAAACCAGCTATCAAAGCGGTTTTAGAGTCGGATGACATTAAATTACATCCATCTCGTTTTAATAATACGTATGCGCATTGGTTAAACAATATCCGCGATTGGAATATTTCGCGTCAGTTATGGTGGGGACAACAAATTCCGGCTTATTATTATGGCGATGGAAAAGAAGATTTCGTAGTTGCTGAGAATATTGAAGATGCTTTAGCATTAGCAAAAGAAAAAACTGGAAACTCAGCACTGTCAGCTGAACACTTGCGTCAGGACCCTGATGCGCTTGATACATGGTTCTCCTCTTGGTTATGGCCAATATCGGTTTTTGGTGGAATGATGGATCCTGAAAATGAGGAATTCAAATATTACTATCCTACAAATGATTTAGTTACAGGACCAGATATTTTATTCTTCTGGGTGGCGCGTATGATTATTGCAGGTTATGAATACACAGGAGAAAAACCATTTTCAAATGTATACTTAACAGGTTTAGTGCGTGATAAACAAGGACGTAAAATGTCTAAATCGTTAGGAAATTCACCAGAACCACTTGGTTTAATTGAAAAATTTGGAGCTGATGGTGTTCGAGTAGGATTATTATTAAGTGCTTCTGCAGGAAACGATATCTTATTTGATGAAGAATTATGTAATCAAGGAAAAGGATTCTCTAATAAAATTTGGAATGCTTTCCGTTTGATTAAAGGTTGGGAAGTTGCTAACATTGCACAACCAGAATCTTCAAAAGTAGCAATCGAATGGTACGAAGCTAAGCTTCAAAAGACTTTAGCTGAAATTGAAGACAACTTCGAGAAATATAGAATTTCTGATGCGTTAATGGCCATTTATAAATTGGTTTGGGACGATTTCTGTTCGTGGTTCTTAGAAATGATTAAACCGGGTTACCAACAACCAATTGATAGAACAACTTTCGATAAAGCTATCGAAATGTTAGAAGCAAATTTGAAGTTGTTGCATCCGTTTATGCCATTCTTAACAGAGGAAATTTGGCAACATATTGCAGAAAGAACTCCGGAAGAAGCTTTAATTGTTGCTTCTTGGCCAGAAATGAAATCTTTTGATGAAAAATTAATTGCTGATTTCGATTTTGCTACCGAAGTTATTTCTGGAATTAGAACGATTCGAAAAGATAAAAACATTTCGTTCAAAGAAACTATTGAATTGAAAGTGGTGAACAATGAAAAAGCTTCAACGCATTTCGATTCAGTGATTATGAAATTAGGTAACGTAGTAGATTTAGTTTATGTTGATGAAAAAGTAAACGGCGCGTTATCGTATCGTGTAAAATCGAATGAATATTTTATTCCAGTAGGAGGAAATGTTGATTTAGATGCTGAAATCGCTAAATTAGAAGAAGAATTAAAATACACACAAGGATTCTTACGCTCAGTGCAAGGGAAACTTTCAAATGAAAAATTTGTTAGCGGAGCACCAGAGCAAGTAATTGCAAACGAACGCAAAAAAGAAGCCGATGCTTTAGCGAAAATTGCCACTTTAGAACAAAGTTTAGCAAGTTTAAAATAG
- a CDS encoding OmpA family protein translates to MKTKYLFTIIALLSFSFSQAQLLDKLKKKAERAAERTVEKRVEKETEKKTDEALDEVFEEKSTKKEKKSSKKKSNEEGSTSNSGNEIVTGSSFFPNGQVLFSDNFKQDAYGDFPVNWNTNSGGEIIKVNGEKAFKLNPSGTYIAKTSKLPENYALEFDLVTENLDYKGLSGSNFGLIFSNESTLSKPKNGGKFGFSLWKGSNICNQINVQNWGKTNGKIDNNIPFKMQEKFNTTTHFTIVVNKTRLRVYIDNEKAIDLPSFLSNNFGNYIQFYLKGTDPKEKHIVAISNVKITEEGEDIRSMLLKGGFSTTKILFDSGSDKLKKESYAFLDKMAKVLQDDITIRLNIIGHTDSDGDAVKNMTLSKSRAAAVMNYFIDSKGLNKSRFMYQGRGENEPVADNTSAEGKAQNRRVEFQTLK, encoded by the coding sequence ATGAAAACAAAATATCTATTTACCATCATCGCTTTATTAAGTTTCAGTTTTTCACAAGCGCAACTATTAGATAAACTAAAAAAGAAAGCTGAAAGAGCAGCTGAACGCACCGTTGAAAAACGTGTAGAAAAAGAAACCGAAAAGAAAACAGATGAAGCTTTAGACGAAGTTTTTGAGGAAAAGTCTACTAAAAAAGAGAAAAAATCTTCAAAAAAGAAATCAAATGAAGAAGGTTCAACAAGTAATTCTGGAAATGAAATTGTAACTGGAAGCAGTTTTTTCCCTAATGGACAAGTGCTATTTTCTGATAATTTCAAACAGGATGCTTACGGTGATTTTCCTGTAAATTGGAATACTAATTCGGGTGGAGAAATCATAAAAGTAAATGGCGAAAAAGCCTTCAAATTGAATCCAAGTGGAACTTACATCGCTAAAACTTCTAAATTACCAGAAAATTATGCATTAGAATTTGATTTAGTTACTGAAAACTTAGACTACAAAGGACTTTCGGGTTCCAATTTCGGATTGATCTTTTCTAATGAATCTACGCTAAGTAAACCTAAAAATGGTGGGAAATTTGGATTTTCATTGTGGAAAGGCTCCAACATTTGCAATCAAATAAATGTTCAAAATTGGGGTAAAACAAACGGAAAAATCGACAACAACATTCCGTTTAAAATGCAAGAAAAATTCAATACAACTACGCATTTTACAATTGTGGTAAACAAAACAAGATTACGCGTTTATATAGATAACGAAAAAGCTATCGATTTACCTTCGTTTTTGAGTAACAACTTTGGAAATTATATTCAATTTTACTTAAAAGGAACCGATCCAAAAGAAAAACACATTGTGGCTATATCAAATGTAAAAATTACGGAAGAAGGAGAAGACATTCGTTCGATGTTATTAAAAGGTGGATTTTCAACAACTAAAATTCTATTCGATTCAGGTTCAGATAAACTAAAAAAAGAATCGTATGCGTTTTTAGATAAAATGGCTAAAGTATTACAAGACGACATCACTATCCGATTAAACATTATTGGACATACCGATAGTGATGGCGATGCTGTTAAAAACATGACGCTTTCAAAATCGAGAGCAGCAGCGGTAATGAATTATTTTATTGATAGTAAAGGTTTAAACAAATCGCGTTTTATGTATCAAGGAAGAGGTGAAAACGAACCTGTTGCCGATAATACTTCTGCTGAAGGAAAAGCACAAAATAGACGCGTAGAATTTCAAACTTTAAAATAG
- a CDS encoding response regulator, whose protein sequence is MRLAVFLIFCFSTFSIAQIQNDSIDIYSQNFESSFNEMKYDLALISADKLFTFAKQKNESTAQDKAKVYKAKVYYKLKMFDQSISLIEEIIKKNYATKEEITNFLEANNILANIHYSKYEDDKAIAKYFYIDSISEANKFINDVQIRAMQNIGLMMLRGYNPANNKKYGKAKDYFKKAYELAKSSNSLTEMHVSGLYYGSTFVESENPEIETALKFYDDANKYFFENKIVKEFSDTYWAYASLYRKINRNDLATKYYKEFIEKSKTFNDNNALIRAYWAYASFLYEIKKYEEAIKNYNAVIQILKNEKNIDYSIISNSYYYLSDIYKSRNENDLAYQALENYVTYRDSLEQKTNNQLFSDLEIKYQTEKKEQEIELLKTKNELSEKQKYIYIAIAVLLLVSGLFLFLGYRNKIKTAQKLNELNELKSRFFANISHEFRTPLTLIKSPVQQLQNNISNEEQNKQLQLIDNSANRMLELVDQLLELSKIDSGKLQIILKKGNLQHFFHSIVEPFSFKAKDENQEFTSTIENLDFESHFDKDIITKITTNLLDNAFKYNEEGKPIDFVTKKENQNLIIQVRNFNNQLKEADYKKLFERFYQKDNAISGFGIGLALVKDLVELYNGTIKTNFNNQQISFTVEIPLKKDITNAIVINENIEVISETSTPIEVTSNTELPILLLVDDNASIREVIKDIFSSNYQILEASNGKEALKLAQKEIPDCIISDVMMPEMDGFEFTKQIKSNELTSFIPVILVTAKTSEEAHLKALQNTADAFLTKPFNHEVLKATVSQQIQERKKLQERYSQELILKPTEVVINSVDEKFITKLETVLETAIPNSEFNAETFAEEMHISRMQLHRKLKSLFGVSATEFIRNERLKMAADLLKNEKLSVSEIAYNVGFNDVGYFSKCFKEMYHVSPSDYQKK, encoded by the coding sequence ATGAGATTAGCAGTCTTTTTAATTTTCTGTTTCAGTACATTTTCAATTGCTCAAATTCAAAATGATTCAATTGATATTTATAGCCAAAATTTTGAGTCTTCATTCAATGAAATGAAATATGATTTAGCGCTAATTTCAGCGGATAAACTCTTTACATTTGCCAAACAGAAAAATGAATCCACTGCTCAAGATAAAGCTAAAGTTTACAAAGCTAAAGTTTACTACAAACTAAAAATGTTTGACCAATCAATCTCTTTGATTGAAGAAATAATTAAAAAGAATTACGCCACAAAAGAAGAAATTACAAACTTTCTTGAAGCTAATAATATTTTAGCAAACATTCATTATTCTAAATACGAGGACGACAAGGCCATTGCAAAATACTTTTATATTGACTCAATTAGCGAAGCCAATAAATTTATAAATGATGTACAAATAAGAGCAATGCAAAACATAGGCTTAATGATGTTAAGAGGATATAATCCTGCCAACAATAAAAAATATGGTAAAGCTAAAGATTACTTTAAAAAAGCTTATGAATTAGCAAAATCATCTAACTCATTAACTGAAATGCATGTATCTGGACTTTACTATGGTTCTACTTTTGTAGAAAGCGAAAATCCTGAAATAGAAACCGCTTTAAAATTTTATGACGATGCTAATAAATATTTCTTTGAAAATAAAATAGTAAAAGAATTTAGTGATACTTATTGGGCTTACGCTTCTTTATATCGAAAAATAAATCGAAATGATTTAGCTACCAAATATTACAAAGAATTTATTGAAAAAAGTAAAACATTTAATGATAACAATGCTTTAATAAGAGCTTATTGGGCTTACGCAAGTTTTTTATATGAAATTAAAAAATATGAAGAAGCAATTAAAAATTATAACGCAGTAATTCAAATTTTAAAGAATGAAAAAAACATTGATTACAGTATAATTTCAAATTCATACTACTATCTATCAGATATTTACAAGTCAAGAAATGAGAATGATTTAGCATATCAAGCACTTGAAAATTATGTTACCTATAGAGATAGTTTAGAACAAAAAACGAACAACCAACTTTTTAGCGATTTAGAAATCAAATATCAAACCGAAAAAAAAGAACAAGAAATTGAACTTTTAAAAACGAAAAACGAACTTTCTGAAAAGCAAAAATACATTTACATCGCCATTGCTGTTCTATTATTAGTCAGCGGATTATTCTTATTTTTAGGTTATCGTAATAAAATAAAAACCGCTCAAAAACTAAACGAATTAAACGAACTTAAATCGCGCTTTTTTGCTAATATTTCCCACGAATTTAGAACGCCTCTAACGTTAATTAAAAGTCCAGTTCAACAATTACAAAACAATATTTCAAACGAAGAACAAAATAAACAACTTCAATTAATTGACAACAGTGCGAATCGAATGTTGGAACTAGTTGATCAACTATTAGAATTATCTAAAATTGATAGTGGAAAACTTCAAATTATCTTAAAAAAAGGAAATCTTCAACATTTCTTTCATTCGATAGTTGAACCTTTTTCTTTCAAAGCAAAAGACGAAAACCAAGAATTTACTTCTACAATTGAAAATTTAGATTTTGAATCTCATTTCGACAAAGATATCATTACAAAAATTACAACTAATCTTTTAGATAATGCTTTCAAATACAATGAAGAAGGCAAACCTATTGACTTTGTTACCAAAAAAGAAAATCAAAATTTAATTATACAAGTTCGAAATTTCAATAACCAATTAAAAGAAGCAGATTACAAAAAACTATTCGAGCGTTTTTACCAAAAAGATAATGCAATTTCTGGCTTTGGAATTGGTTTAGCATTGGTTAAAGACTTAGTTGAATTGTATAATGGCACTATTAAAACCAATTTTAACAACCAACAAATTAGTTTTACGGTTGAAATACCTTTGAAAAAAGACATCACAAATGCTATTGTAATTAATGAAAATATTGAAGTAATTTCTGAAACTTCTACTCCAATTGAAGTTACTTCAAATACTGAATTACCAATTTTACTTTTAGTCGATGATAATGCTTCAATTCGAGAAGTAATAAAGGATATTTTTTCATCCAATTATCAAATTTTAGAAGCGTCTAACGGAAAAGAAGCCTTGAAATTAGCTCAAAAAGAAATTCCCGATTGTATTATCTCGGATGTAATGATGCCAGAAATGGATGGATTTGAGTTTACCAAGCAAATAAAGTCTAACGAATTAACATCGTTTATTCCTGTGATATTAGTAACCGCTAAGACTTCAGAAGAGGCGCATTTAAAAGCCTTACAAAATACAGCAGATGCCTTTTTAACCAAACCATTTAATCATGAGGTTTTAAAAGCAACGGTTTCCCAACAAATTCAAGAACGTAAAAAACTACAAGAGCGCTATAGTCAGGAATTAATTTTAAAACCAACAGAAGTTGTTATTAATTCCGTTGATGAAAAATTCATTACCAAATTAGAAACAGTTTTAGAAACGGCAATTCCTAATTCGGAATTTAATGCAGAAACTTTTGCTGAAGAAATGCATATAAGTCGTATGCAATTGCATCGAAAATTAAAATCACTATTTGGAGTTTCTGCAACAGAATTCATAAGAAACGAGCGTTTAAAAATGGCAGCTGATTTGTTGAAAAATGAAAAACTAAGCGTGTCGGAAATTGCGTATAATGTCGGGTTTAATGATGTGGGATATTTCTCTAAATGTTTTAAAGAAATGTATCATGTATCGCCTTCCGATTATCAAAAAAAGTAA
- a CDS encoding HPF/RaiA family ribosome-associated protein, producing MLVQINTDKNIEGHKRMNDFFEEEIRKDLARFDELVTRIEVHLEDENGDKGGKNDKRCVIEARIEKKNPIAVTSNGDTPEKAFYDALHKMKRQLTTEKEKIKAH from the coding sequence ATGCTAGTTCAAATTAATACAGACAAGAATATTGAAGGCCACAAAAGAATGAATGATTTTTTTGAGGAAGAAATTAGAAAAGATTTAGCTCGTTTCGATGAATTAGTAACACGAATTGAAGTCCATTTAGAAGACGAAAATGGAGATAAAGGTGGAAAAAATGATAAAAGATGTGTAATTGAAGCTCGAATTGAGAAAAAAAATCCAATTGCTGTTACTTCAAATGGTGATACTCCCGAAAAAGCATTTTATGACGCCTTACATAAAATGAAAAGACAGCTTACAACCGAAAAGGAAAAAATAAAAGCACATTAA